A portion of the Bacillus sp. es.034 genome contains these proteins:
- a CDS encoding flagellin, which translates to MRINHNIAALNTYRQLNGASNAQSKSMEKLSSGLRINRAGDDAAGLAISEKMRSQVRGLDQASRNSQDGISLIQTAEGALNETHDILQRMRELAVQASNDTNTTDDRKEIQKEINQLTSEVSRIGNNTEFNTQKLLDGNKSGIKVAAGSTFNSQATGTIADSGISLTAAASGTYDGAAGNMNIVISATSGASVGAAVSSNTLTITLDSDDTMDESAISAALLAGSLNSDFTVSGTGTVTDGQTGGLGGGTTTTSGKDGAASLQIGANQSQQFSVTINDMRSAALGISGEAGNNAGGVVGGTVGATFTATGSENDLTDVTISGEHGLDVSTASKASAAIKVFDQAINTVSAERSRLGAYQNRLEHTINNLGTASENLTAAESRVRDVDMAKEMMNQTKNSILSQAAQAMLAQANQQPQGVLQLLR; encoded by the coding sequence ATGAGAATTAATCATAATATTGCAGCTTTAAATACTTATCGTCAACTAAATGGTGCTTCAAATGCACAGTCTAAATCAATGGAAAAATTATCTTCTGGTCTACGAATTAATCGTGCAGGAGATGATGCGGCAGGATTAGCGATATCTGAAAAAATGAGATCTCAAGTTCGTGGGCTCGATCAAGCTTCTCGTAACTCCCAAGACGGGATTTCTCTTATTCAAACAGCTGAAGGTGCATTGAATGAAACACATGATATTCTTCAGCGTATGCGTGAACTGGCTGTTCAAGCATCTAATGATACTAATACAACAGATGATCGTAAGGAAATACAAAAAGAGATCAATCAATTAACATCTGAGGTTAGTAGAATTGGGAATAATACTGAATTTAATACTCAAAAGCTATTAGATGGAAATAAATCAGGTATTAAGGTAGCTGCAGGTTCTACATTCAATTCACAAGCTACTGGAACGATTGCAGATTCTGGTATTAGTTTAACAGCTGCAGCTTCAGGAACATATGATGGGGCTGCAGGAAATATGAACATTGTAATTAGTGCTACTTCTGGTGCTAGTGTTGGTGCTGCGGTTTCTAGTAATACGTTGACTATTACTCTTGATTCAGATGATACGATGGACGAAAGCGCTATCTCTGCAGCTTTGCTTGCTGGGAGTTTAAATTCTGATTTCACTGTTTCAGGTACTGGTACTGTTACTGATGGACAAACAGGTGGCTTAGGTGGAGGTACTACAACCACATCAGGTAAAGATGGTGCAGCTTCACTTCAAATTGGAGCAAATCAAAGTCAACAATTTAGTGTGACTATTAATGATATGCGTTCAGCTGCTTTAGGAATTTCAGGTGAAGCAGGAAATAACGCTGGAGGAGTTGTTGGTGGCACTGTAGGAGCCACATTCACAGCTACCGGTTCCGAAAACGACTTAACAGATGTAACAATCTCAGGTGAACATGGTTTAGATGTATCAACAGCATCAAAAGCTTCAGCTGCTATTAAAGTTTTTGATCAAGCCATAAATACCGTTTCGGCTGAACGCTCTAGATTAGGTGCGTATCAAAATCGATTAGAACATACAATCAACAACTTAGGAACAGCTTCAGAAAATTTAACAGCTGCAGAGTCTCGTGTACGTGATGTTGACATGGCGAAAGAAATGATGAACCAAACGAAGAATTCTATTCTTTCTCAAGCTGCTCAAGCTATGCTTGCTCAAGCTAATCAACAACCTCAAGGGGTTTTACAACTTCTTCGTTAA
- the flaG gene encoding flagellar protein FlaG: MIDKVTGHVSQSFIETQNITSDAAKIKVQEQTFEETTPKEPVTQEKLQNVVQGMNEFLSASNTHLKFEFHDRLKEYYVTIVDDVTKEVVREIPAKRMLDMYAAMTEFVGLMVDQKV; this comes from the coding sequence ATGATTGATAAAGTGACAGGACATGTTTCACAATCATTTATTGAAACACAAAACATTACTAGCGACGCAGCAAAGATAAAAGTACAGGAACAAACATTTGAAGAAACTACACCCAAAGAACCTGTCACCCAAGAAAAACTCCAAAATGTCGTTCAGGGCATGAATGAATTTTTATCAGCTTCGAATACACACCTCAAATTTGAATTCCATGATAGATTGAAAGAATATTATGTGACGATTGTGGATGATGTCACGAAAGAAGTAGTGAGAGAGATACCGGCTAAACGAATGCTGGATATGTATGCGGCCATGACGGAGTTTGTCGGATTGATGGTCGATCAAAAGGTTTAG
- the fliD gene encoding flagellar filament capping protein FliD: MRIGGLASGMDIDSIVADLMKAERIPLDKLKAEKQTLEWKRDDYRSMNTLLLDFRSELTQYKLTSKYRARQTSSSDETKVTATATSGASQASYTINNVTKLASAANRVSGSSGANGEKLSSAGTKFDPKSGLYNQSSKFDNSAAFTWSEGVVETQTIKAASDTTTSSINFAGTTLKDVDKMSVKVNGKSMEVVTSLPAEGLGSNQVLVDAGGALTFGAAVKKDSSIQVDYITTDKTQTISTTDAVKDVQLAKGSIQNLTLTVNGKDYTLGATDTDGNTELKAADSSVIGTINKETGKISFTTEQAAGSAISVNYTQNYSTFSLTTHGKDGQKNVNFLVQGNESLNIVMNRVNSSDAGVSMFYDSFSDRATMTRTETGNYNTSGDEITTSGTFLNSLLKFGTSTETGGTNVEFEINGLKTERYSNTFEMNGVTFSIKDLFDSSTSPNGVTTTISNNSTDVFDNIKGFVDKYNELIDKISKKTSEEFYRSYGPLTDEQRESLSDKQQEQWEEKAKNGLLKRDSILSGVLSEMRTDFYQPVDNASVNPLYKQLSSIGITTTSNYLEGGKLVINEAELKKAIEEDPQSVENLFRGGSDATNESQKGIIHRLYDSVNATMDKLKDKAGGVNSTNQQFALGRELKNVDSSIDRFEDRMKQVEDRYWRQFTAMEKAIQQANQQSAYLMQQFSGM; this comes from the coding sequence TTGAGAATTGGCGGTTTAGCAAGTGGGATGGACATTGATTCCATCGTTGCCGACTTGATGAAAGCGGAACGGATCCCATTGGATAAATTAAAGGCAGAGAAGCAGACCCTTGAATGGAAACGTGATGATTATCGTTCGATGAACACACTGTTGTTGGATTTCCGTTCGGAGCTTACTCAGTATAAGCTGACTTCGAAATACAGGGCAAGACAAACAAGTTCATCCGATGAAACGAAAGTGACTGCGACTGCGACGAGCGGGGCTTCACAAGCATCCTATACGATCAATAACGTAACGAAGCTTGCCAGCGCAGCGAATCGTGTCAGTGGAAGCAGCGGGGCGAATGGTGAAAAGCTTTCAAGTGCCGGAACCAAGTTTGATCCGAAATCTGGTCTTTACAATCAAAGTTCGAAATTTGATAACAGTGCTGCTTTTACTTGGTCTGAAGGAGTGGTCGAAACCCAGACGATCAAGGCGGCAAGCGATACGACTACCTCCTCTATTAATTTCGCCGGGACCACGCTAAAAGATGTAGACAAGATGAGTGTGAAGGTGAACGGAAAATCCATGGAGGTAGTGACATCCCTGCCTGCAGAAGGGCTTGGAAGTAACCAGGTATTGGTTGATGCCGGCGGGGCGTTGACGTTTGGCGCTGCGGTGAAGAAAGACAGCTCAATCCAGGTAGATTACATAACAACAGATAAAACCCAAACCATTTCGACTACGGATGCTGTGAAAGATGTGCAGCTCGCTAAAGGCTCCATTCAAAATTTGACCTTAACGGTAAACGGCAAGGATTATACTCTGGGAGCAACGGATACAGATGGCAATACCGAGCTGAAGGCAGCAGACAGCTCCGTCATCGGAACCATTAATAAAGAAACAGGTAAAATCAGTTTCACCACTGAACAGGCTGCCGGGTCAGCTATCTCGGTGAATTATACACAAAACTATTCTACTTTTTCATTGACGACTCATGGGAAAGACGGACAAAAAAATGTGAACTTCCTTGTGCAGGGAAATGAATCATTGAATATAGTGATGAACAGGGTCAACTCTTCAGATGCCGGGGTTTCCATGTTCTATGACTCATTTTCTGATCGTGCCACGATGACCCGGACCGAAACGGGAAACTACAATACAAGTGGAGATGAAATAACGACCTCGGGTACGTTTCTTAACTCTTTATTAAAATTCGGGACGTCCACAGAAACGGGTGGAACGAATGTAGAATTTGAGATAAATGGTCTGAAAACAGAACGCTATTCCAACACGTTTGAAATGAACGGAGTCACATTCTCCATCAAGGATCTTTTTGACTCGTCCACCTCACCCAATGGCGTGACGACAACAATCTCAAATAATTCCACAGATGTATTTGATAACATCAAAGGCTTTGTGGATAAATACAATGAACTCATCGACAAAATCAGTAAAAAGACTTCCGAAGAATTCTATCGTTCATACGGTCCGCTAACGGATGAACAGCGGGAAAGCCTTTCTGATAAACAGCAGGAGCAGTGGGAAGAGAAGGCAAAGAATGGACTGTTAAAAAGAGATTCGATTCTCTCCGGTGTCCTGTCAGAAATGCGAACCGACTTTTACCAGCCGGTGGATAACGCAAGCGTAAATCCTTTATACAAACAGCTATCGAGTATCGGGATCACCACGACAAGCAACTACCTTGAAGGTGGGAAGCTCGTCATCAACGAAGCCGAGCTGAAGAAAGCGATCGAAGAGGATCCCCAATCGGTGGAGAACCTGTTCAGGGGTGGAAGTGATGCCACCAATGAGTCTCAGAAAGGAATCATCCACCGACTCTATGATTCTGTCAACGCTACGATGGACAAGCTGAAAGACAAAGCAGGCGGAGTGAACTCAACGAATCAGCAGTTTGCCCTGGGGCGCGAATTGAAAAACGTCGACAGCAGCATCGACCGCTTCGAAGACCGGATGAAACAAGTGGAAGACCGCTATTGGCGTCAATTTACCGCCATGGAAAAAGCGATCCAGCAAGCCAACCAACAATCAGCCTATCTCATGCAGCAGTTTAGCGGCATGTAA
- the fliS gene encoding flagellar export chaperone FliS translates to MAVNNPYQTYQNNSVTTASPGELTLMLYNGCLKFITLAKKGIQNHDIEMKNVNIQKAQNIVSELMVTLNMDMDVSKNMMSLYDFINRRLIDGNIKNDVEAIEEAEGLIIEFRDTWKELIQLNRQKQHAGQGGKA, encoded by the coding sequence ATGGCCGTAAACAATCCATACCAAACGTATCAAAACAACTCAGTCACCACCGCATCTCCCGGCGAACTTACGTTAATGCTCTACAATGGATGTTTGAAATTTATCACACTCGCCAAAAAGGGAATCCAGAATCATGATATCGAAATGAAAAATGTGAACATCCAAAAAGCCCAGAACATCGTGAGCGAATTGATGGTCACCTTGAATATGGATATGGACGTATCCAAGAACATGATGTCACTCTATGACTTCATCAACCGCCGATTAATCGACGGAAATATCAAAAACGACGTGGAAGCCATCGAAGAAGCGGAAGGATTGATTATAGAATTCCGTGACACCTGGAAAGAGCTCATTCAGCTCAATCGTCAAAAACAGCACGCAGGTCAAGGTGGCAAAGCCTGA
- a CDS encoding flagellar protein FliT, with amino-acid sequence MSSVEQCYELTKQLYVLVGSSSKVEDRLIEEVDQLILQREGILSSIQPPYTEAEQTLGRQIVQWNTVIDKKLAILRDEVKKEMNSMNKKKITAKKYSNPYEHMQTDGYFYDQKK; translated from the coding sequence ATGTCTTCTGTTGAGCAATGCTATGAATTAACCAAACAGTTATATGTCCTGGTCGGCTCTTCTTCCAAAGTAGAAGATAGATTAATAGAAGAGGTGGACCAACTAATACTACAACGAGAGGGAATTCTCTCTTCCATCCAGCCCCCCTACACAGAGGCAGAACAGACGTTGGGTCGCCAAATCGTTCAGTGGAACACCGTCATAGATAAGAAACTTGCCATCCTGAGAGACGAAGTGAAGAAGGAAATGAACAGCATGAACAAAAAGAAAATAACGGCAAAAAAATATTCCAATCCTTATGAACATATGCAGACGGACGGGTATTTTTATGATCAAAAGAAATAA
- a CDS encoding ABC transporter permease produces the protein MITSLLSSDEGQMTNLITNELIKQISHPRMWISLGIIVLMDSIASFFVYMLFDGIQFSFWEYMRISSNLLMIIQLFTLIIAGDIVSSEFSSGTIKLLLIRPINRVKILLSKYITVVVIATVLTASHFLFSAVLGSLWFYDSFFDLNENFFIVAGAYVLRFIEMMVICSFAFTFSVVTRSSSFAIGSTIFLTFSAGTFLVLMNELGMEWGRYLLFANTDLQQYFFGTPPFEGMTFWFSVGVIVMYLVGLGGLCWWSFGERDVDV, from the coding sequence GTGATAACTAGTCTACTATCATCGGACGAAGGTCAAATGACAAATCTGATTACCAATGAACTCATAAAACAAATCTCTCACCCACGTATGTGGATTTCCCTTGGAATAATCGTACTCATGGATTCCATTGCATCCTTCTTTGTATACATGCTCTTCGACGGTATCCAATTTTCATTCTGGGAATATATGCGGATCAGTTCGAACCTCCTTATGATCATTCAACTCTTCACTCTGATCATTGCCGGTGATATCGTTTCAAGTGAATTCTCGTCTGGCACCATTAAGCTATTGCTTATCCGACCTATTAACCGCGTGAAAATACTGCTTTCCAAATACATAACCGTGGTAGTCATCGCCACTGTTTTAACAGCCTCTCATTTCTTGTTTTCCGCCGTGCTCGGTTCTCTGTGGTTTTATGATAGTTTCTTTGATTTGAACGAGAACTTTTTTATTGTGGCAGGAGCTTACGTGTTGAGATTCATAGAAATGATGGTGATTTGTTCCTTCGCTTTTACCTTCTCGGTAGTGACGAGGAGCAGTTCGTTTGCGATTGGTTCTACGATCTTTCTGACCTTTTCTGCAGGGACATTTTTGGTTTTGATGAACGAGCTTGGTATGGAGTGGGGGAGGTATCTGCTGTTTGCGAATACTGATTTGCAGCAATATTTCTTCGGGACTCCACCGTTTGAAGGAATGACGTTTTGGTTTTCGGTTGGGGTGATTGTGATGTATTTGGTTGGGCTTGGTGGATTGTGTTGGTGGAGTTTTGGGGAGAGGGATGTGGATGTTTAA
- the raiA gene encoding ribosome-associated translation inhibitor RaiA has product MLNYNIRGENIEVTPAIREHVEKKIGKLDRYFNETPDANVHVNLKVYPDKNTKTEVTIPMPQLVLRAEERNADMYAAIDLIVDKLERQIRKHKTRVNRKMREKGSPKEFFAAQEDLNHVSPNGAAAVELEEEDDTEVVRTKQFNLKPMDSEEAILQMNMLGHTFFIFTDAETNATNIVYKRRDGKYGLIETN; this is encoded by the coding sequence ATGTTGAACTACAACATTCGAGGCGAGAACATTGAGGTAACTCCAGCGATTCGCGAACACGTGGAGAAAAAGATTGGTAAGTTAGACCGTTACTTTAATGAAACTCCTGATGCAAATGTACATGTTAATTTAAAAGTGTATCCTGATAAAAATACGAAAACTGAAGTGACTATTCCAATGCCGCAATTAGTTCTACGTGCAGAGGAACGCAACGCAGATATGTATGCGGCTATTGATCTGATAGTAGATAAATTGGAGCGTCAAATTCGCAAACATAAGACCAGAGTGAACCGTAAGATGCGTGAAAAGGGTAGCCCGAAGGAGTTCTTCGCTGCTCAGGAAGATTTGAATCATGTTTCTCCTAACGGCGCAGCTGCCGTTGAACTGGAGGAAGAGGACGATACGGAAGTAGTAAGAACAAAGCAGTTCAATCTGAAGCCGATGGACAGTGAAGAAGCGATCCTGCAGATGAATATGCTGGGTCACACATTCTTCATCTTCACGGACGCAGAGACGAATGCAACGAACATTGTGTACAAGCGTCGTGATGGTAAGTACGGTTTGATTGAAACAAATTAA
- a CDS encoding DUF1028 domain-containing protein gives MTYSIVGFDPDEKEWGIAVQSKFLGVGSVVPFAKAGVGAVATQSYANTSYGPHALQLMEEGKTAEEALDIITKDDPERPLRQVGLIDACGNPATFTGEGCYDWAGGQTGKHFAAQGNILVDEQTVKAMADTFESTTGSLAERLLHALDAGQEAGGDSRGMQSAALLVVKENGGYGGFNDRYIDLRVDDHASPIQELKRIYQLHQLYFKESDAGRVVLLEGEIYDEVERELTRLGYAKEKQSLYQNLKDYLHTENFEMREQDENYIDLDVLDYIKNQGR, from the coding sequence ATGACATATTCCATTGTAGGTTTTGACCCGGATGAAAAGGAATGGGGGATTGCGGTCCAATCCAAGTTCCTCGGTGTTGGTTCGGTTGTGCCGTTTGCGAAAGCGGGAGTCGGCGCAGTTGCGACTCAGTCTTACGCAAATACTTCTTACGGCCCACATGCGCTTCAACTGATGGAGGAAGGCAAGACGGCGGAAGAGGCACTTGATATCATCACAAAGGATGACCCGGAGCGACCATTGCGCCAGGTGGGGTTGATCGATGCTTGTGGCAACCCGGCCACTTTTACCGGGGAAGGGTGCTATGACTGGGCTGGTGGGCAGACTGGAAAGCATTTTGCAGCTCAGGGGAATATTTTAGTAGATGAGCAAACCGTGAAGGCGATGGCGGATACCTTTGAGTCCACCACTGGGTCTTTGGCTGAAAGGCTTCTCCACGCCCTCGATGCCGGTCAGGAAGCAGGCGGTGATTCCCGTGGCATGCAGTCCGCTGCTCTATTAGTCGTAAAGGAGAACGGTGGATACGGTGGGTTCAACGATCGCTATATTGACCTCAGGGTGGATGATCACGCCTCTCCTATCCAAGAACTGAAGAGAATCTATCAACTACATCAGCTGTACTTCAAAGAATCAGACGCCGGCAGGGTGGTACTCCTTGAAGGTGAGATTTACGATGAAGTGGAACGTGAACTCACCCGTCTTGGCTATGCGAAAGAAAAGCAGTCCCTCTATCAAAATTTGAAAGACTATCTCCACACGGAAAACTTTGAAATGCGTGAGCAGGATGAGAATTATATCGATTTGGATGTCTTGGATTATATAAAAAATCAAGGAAGATAA
- a CDS encoding SEC-C domain-containing protein produces MSTVGRNEPCPCGSGKKYKKCCENVVNIETLVSQELDVLQAQLYDFIATAQSAEMEESYHHYLSKMDLMQADPDIYEMAFVSWYGATQKDAEGVRLIERFVDKQLSTVTRPQTAEVLESWKNVRVTAGTVEKLDDNTLSVGEAITGDTLIVTEKFGKLEENSFFLGLLLPNGEKYLPFAQYFIYPAIEKAAMELVKIRFEQGEFETLHDYLSGQYLEIADVGFVLYSAEKKKAGKAAATGKASSESDVANDSDEDSADSIEGVEIWKTPEYNEAITSLQTFLAEKGEDKKEGELLVAVLEKYFYTERPTIRNPKIYSGAMVDMAKNIDEISIRHVQKELAEYFDVSANSISRRSKQIWESYQDTVYELLKATNA; encoded by the coding sequence ATGAGTACAGTCGGAAGAAATGAACCATGCCCATGTGGCAGTGGAAAGAAATATAAGAAATGCTGTGAAAACGTTGTGAATATAGAAACGCTGGTGAGTCAGGAACTGGATGTGCTGCAGGCGCAGCTGTATGACTTCATCGCTACGGCACAGTCTGCCGAGATGGAAGAATCCTACCATCACTATCTGTCCAAGATGGATTTGATGCAGGCAGATCCCGATATATATGAAATGGCATTTGTCAGCTGGTACGGTGCGACTCAGAAGGATGCTGAAGGTGTTCGTTTGATCGAACGATTTGTGGATAAGCAGCTAAGTACAGTGACTCGACCACAGACAGCTGAGGTATTGGAATCGTGGAAGAATGTACGTGTGACAGCGGGTACGGTAGAGAAGCTTGATGACAATACATTGAGTGTCGGGGAAGCGATCACGGGAGATACGCTTATCGTGACGGAAAAATTCGGTAAGCTTGAAGAGAATAGCTTCTTCCTGGGATTACTATTGCCGAACGGGGAGAAATATCTTCCGTTTGCTCAATACTTCATTTATCCTGCGATTGAAAAAGCAGCGATGGAGTTAGTGAAAATCCGTTTCGAACAGGGTGAGTTTGAAACTCTCCATGATTACTTATCAGGTCAGTACCTGGAAATCGCGGATGTCGGATTCGTCCTTTATAGTGCGGAGAAGAAGAAGGCTGGAAAAGCAGCGGCAACGGGTAAAGCGTCTAGTGAATCTGATGTAGCGAATGATTCTGATGAGGATTCTGCAGACTCCATTGAAGGCGTCGAAATCTGGAAGACGCCGGAATACAATGAAGCGATCACCTCACTTCAAACCTTCCTGGCTGAAAAAGGGGAAGATAAGAAGGAAGGCGAACTGCTCGTAGCCGTATTGGAAAAATATTTCTACACAGAACGCCCAACAATCCGCAACCCGAAAATCTACTCGGGGGCAATGGTCGACATGGCGAAAAACATCGACGAAATCAGTATCCGCCACGTTCAAAAGGAACTTGCCGAATACTTCGATGTCTCTGCCAACAGCATCTCAAGACGAAGCAAGCAAATCTGGGAAAGCTACCAGGACACCGTCTACGAACTGCTGAAAGCAACAAACGCCTAA